A window from Moritella yayanosii encodes these proteins:
- a CDS encoding site-specific integrase: protein MNHSQQQRFNFLYEQHLINLRLQGKRPATIDAYSRAVRRISTYFDKSPDGLTTANLKDYFNSLIQTHSWSTVKIDRNGLQFFYRYTLDKQWEWLSIVKPPQVKRLPDILTPAQISKMISATKKQRYQVFFLTLYSMGLRLSEGLNLTVHDIDSQTMQVHIRDAKGGKDRLVPLPKRTLHALRCHWQTHHHARLIFPGLGNGMNSPMDKGGIQKAIKQVLRDCHINKLVSPHSLRHCFATHLLEGGLDLRSLQVLLGHASLNTTARYTQLTQLKQRDAAVAINQLADKLALDWSLA, encoded by the coding sequence ATGAATCATTCACAACAGCAACGATTTAATTTTCTTTATGAACAACATCTTATCAATCTAAGGCTGCAAGGTAAACGACCAGCGACCATTGATGCCTATTCTCGTGCGGTTCGACGCATTTCTACTTATTTTGATAAATCTCCCGATGGATTAACTACTGCCAATTTAAAAGACTATTTCAACAGCCTGATCCAGACCCACTCTTGGAGCACCGTTAAAATCGACCGTAATGGCTTACAGTTTTTCTACCGCTACACCCTCGACAAACAATGGGAATGGCTAAGTATTGTCAAACCGCCGCAAGTTAAACGTCTGCCCGATATCTTGACGCCAGCGCAAATAAGCAAAATGATAAGTGCGACGAAGAAACAGCGCTATCAAGTGTTCTTTCTCACCCTTTACAGCATGGGCCTGCGATTAAGCGAAGGCTTAAACCTTACCGTTCATGATATTGATAGCCAAACCATGCAGGTTCATATCCGTGATGCTAAGGGTGGCAAAGATAGATTAGTACCGCTGCCAAAACGTACGCTACATGCTCTGCGTTGCCACTGGCAAACGCACCATCACGCGCGACTTATTTTCCCTGGACTCGGTAATGGCATGAATTCGCCGATGGATAAAGGCGGCATTCAAAAAGCCATCAAACAAGTATTACGTGACTGTCATATTAATAAACTCGTCAGCCCGCATTCACTCCGACATTGCTTTGCTACGCATTTACTCGAAGGCGGATTGGATTTACGCTCACTGCAAGTGTTACTCGGTCATGCCAGCCTTAATACTACCGCTAGATATACTCAACTCACGCAATTGAAACAACGTGATGCGGCCGTTGCCATTAATCAGCTTGCTGACAAGTTAGCGTTAGATTGGAGCTTGGCATGA
- a CDS encoding glycoside hydrolase family protein, producing the protein MKKIIASVGNKGKNNLLDVKVVQGLLNQHKLVGFPIILKIDGKSGPNTVKRIEAFQKNVLKMIRPDGLVDANGKTFKHLVAIKVGTKSSISMFFGQKGINLLKSIEELATSPYDDQTGKDITVWIEGATIGYGHLIAKSDWSKYKDGLTETEALSLFKGDLSPFVNTIKNKVKVSVTQNEFDAMVILAFNIGQTGFSSSSVLKMVNDPLTTTSYTTLEKAWKAWDKSQGKVSRGLTNRRQAEWNIYNKGVYAKW; encoded by the coding sequence ATGAAAAAGATAATAGCATCAGTTGGTAATAAAGGTAAAAATAATTTATTAGACGTTAAAGTGGTGCAAGGTTTGCTCAACCAACACAAATTAGTTGGTTTTCCAATTATTTTAAAGATCGATGGAAAATCAGGACCAAACACGGTTAAACGAATAGAAGCTTTCCAAAAGAATGTTTTAAAAATGATTCGTCCTGACGGTTTAGTTGACGCTAATGGAAAAACCTTCAAACATTTGGTTGCGATTAAAGTTGGGACGAAATCGAGTATTTCTATGTTCTTTGGCCAAAAAGGTATTAACCTTTTAAAGTCGATTGAAGAATTGGCAACTAGTCCTTATGACGACCAAACAGGTAAAGATATAACAGTCTGGATAGAAGGCGCTACTATAGGTTACGGACACTTGATTGCTAAATCTGATTGGTCAAAATACAAAGATGGTTTGACGGAGACTGAAGCCCTTTCATTATTTAAAGGAGATCTAAGCCCTTTTGTAAACACCATAAAAAACAAAGTGAAGGTTAGTGTTACTCAAAATGAATTCGATGCAATGGTTATACTGGCTTTTAATATAGGTCAAACTGGTTTCTCTAGTTCATCTGTTTTGAAAATGGTGAATGATCCATTGACAACAACGTCTTACACTACACTAGAAAAAGCTTGGAAAGCGTGGGATAAATCTCAAGGAAAAGTTAGTCGAGGCTTAACTAACAGAAGGCAAGCAGAGTGGAATATATATAATAAAGGAGTTTATGCAAAATGGTAA
- a CDS encoding lysozyme inhibitor LprI family protein, with product MVKRKQGTAYRCIIGCFLTIGLVVGAYAIDNPEAPDLIGEFEKREIIYLTDIDNPQNSTRDFLVAYDNYLTFLDEELNKASEILSSKLPEARKSELIAAQKYWINYRDAEFELIKNTWTRKEFGSSAGVSRGDYRTSIVKDRVIQLLHYVKNF from the coding sequence ATGGTAAAAAGAAAACAGGGTACTGCTTATAGATGTATCATCGGGTGCTTTTTGACAATAGGCTTGGTTGTAGGGGCATACGCGATCGATAATCCTGAAGCACCAGACTTGATTGGTGAGTTTGAAAAACGAGAAATCATTTATTTAACGGATATTGATAACCCACAAAATAGTACGAGAGACTTTTTGGTTGCCTATGATAATTACCTAACCTTTTTAGATGAGGAGTTGAATAAAGCTTCTGAGATACTTAGTTCAAAATTGCCAGAAGCAAGAAAGTCAGAGTTGATTGCAGCACAAAAGTATTGGATAAATTATCGTGATGCTGAGTTTGAGTTAATTAAAAACACTTGGACTCGCAAAGAATTTGGCAGCTCTGCAGGCGTTTCGCGTGGTGATTATCGAACTAGTATAGTCAAAGATCGTGTTATTCAATTATTGCATTATGTAAAGAATTTTTAG
- a CDS encoding transposase, with protein sequence MSAYFDKSPDGLTTANLKDYFNSLIQTHSWSTVKIDRNGLPFFYRYTLDKQWEWLSIVKPPQVKRLPVHYFMVTFTLPSELRPLARSQPKALYQSMLSVAASILKDFARRKHGGEIGFTTVLHTHSRQRNLHPHLHIIVASGSYNKTRNQWHKGKRNYLFNAFALANTDTLPTKWVVDCRKVGYGLPALQYLSRYLYRGVLPDKDIIDTSHNSVTFKYKDGQTQATKTRALPTLQFLWLILQHVLPKGLQRVRDYGFLHGNAKRLRVRIQAILLHLFNWKMPELVATITAKAIRICPCCQHEMKCVGITRTA encoded by the coding sequence ATTTCCGCTTATTTTGATAAATCTCCCGATGGATTAACTACTGCCAACTTAAAAGACTATTTCAACAGCCTGATCCAGACCCACTCTTGGAGCACCGTTAAAATCGACCGTAATGGCTTGCCGTTTTTCTACCGCTACACCCTCGACAAACAATGGGAATGGCTAAGTATTGTCAAACCTCCGCAAGTTAAACGTCTGCCCGTGCATTACTTCATGGTTACGTTCACTTTACCCAGTGAACTCAGGCCCTTGGCTCGCAGTCAGCCCAAAGCGCTTTATCAATCCATGTTATCGGTCGCGGCATCAATATTAAAAGACTTTGCTAGGCGCAAACACGGCGGTGAAATTGGATTCACCACTGTTTTACATACTCACAGCCGGCAACGTAATTTACATCCTCATCTGCACATTATTGTCGCCAGTGGCAGCTACAATAAAACGCGCAACCAATGGCATAAAGGCAAGCGTAATTATCTGTTTAATGCCTTTGCACTGGCTAACACCGACACATTACCGACTAAATGGGTGGTTGATTGCCGAAAAGTCGGTTACGGTCTGCCTGCATTGCAATACCTGTCACGCTATTTGTATCGCGGTGTGTTACCCGATAAAGACATCATCGACACAAGCCATAATTCCGTGACCTTCAAATATAAAGACGGGCAAACTCAAGCAACGAAAACCAGAGCCTTACCAACGTTACAATTTCTCTGGCTTATCTTGCAACATGTGCTCCCCAAAGGATTACAGCGAGTGCGGGATTATGGGTTTTTACACGGTAATGCCAAGCGGTTACGTGTGCGTATCCAAGCAATATTGCTGCATTTGTTCAATTGGAAAATGCCTGAACTCGTCGCAACGATAACTGCGAAAGCAATCCGGATTTGTCCCTGCTGCCAGCATGAAATGAAATGCGTGGGCATCACGCGAACGGCCTAG
- a CDS encoding ribbon-helix-helix domain-containing protein: MSNLSKRSTVYFEPKIHQALKMRAASAHLSVSELIDEAVRLLMREDQEDLAAVSERINESEISYEDLLNDLKSHGKI, encoded by the coding sequence ATGAGTAACTTATCTAAACGTTCGACTGTTTATTTTGAACCAAAGATACATCAAGCTTTAAAAATGCGCGCAGCCTCAGCACACCTATCTGTTTCAGAGCTAATAGATGAAGCTGTTCGCTTACTAATGCGTGAAGACCAAGAAGATTTAGCTGCTGTATCAGAAAGAATCAATGAATCTGAAATATCTTATGAAGATTTGCTAAATGATTTGAAGTCGCATGGCAAAATATAA
- the aspS gene encoding aspartate--tRNA ligase produces the protein MRTVYCGQVNETHIGQQVVLCGWVNRRRDLGGVIFIDLRDREGIVQVVYDPDLADVFERASQLRQEFCVKITGTVRARDERQVNKDMATGGVEVSGLELEVFNKADILPLDFNQTNTEEQRLKYRFLDLRRPEMSNRLKTRAKVSSLVRRFMDDHGFLDIETPVLTKATPEGARDYLVPSRTHKGQFFALPQSPQLFKQLLMMSGFDRYYQIVKCFRDEDLRADRQPEFTQIDIETSFMTAAQVREVTESLITHMWKEILDVELPAFPSMTYAEAMRRFGSDKPDLRNPLELIDVADILKDVEFKVFAEPANNPKGRVAVLCVTGGAKLSRKQIDDYTKFVGIYGAKGMAWMKVKDVAAGAEGVQSPVAKFLSADVITALLERTNAKDGDIIFFGADTNKVVTEALGALRLKVGVDLELTSNEWKPLWVVDFPMFEEDEEGNLNAVHHPFTAPMDVNAAELLANPANAISDAYDMVINGYEVGGGSVRIHKGEMQKAVFEILGIEDKEQQDKFGFLLEALKYGTPPHAGLAFGLDRLTMLLTGTDNIRDVIAFPKTTTAACLLTSAPSEANPASLEELSIAVVKKEKTTDAE, from the coding sequence ATGCGCACAGTGTATTGCGGACAAGTAAATGAAACACATATCGGCCAGCAGGTTGTATTGTGTGGTTGGGTTAATCGTCGTCGTGATTTAGGCGGTGTTATTTTTATCGATTTACGTGATCGTGAAGGTATTGTGCAAGTTGTTTATGATCCAGATTTAGCCGATGTTTTCGAACGTGCTAGCCAACTACGTCAAGAGTTTTGCGTGAAAATCACCGGTACGGTGCGTGCGCGTGACGAACGCCAAGTAAACAAAGACATGGCAACGGGCGGGGTTGAAGTCTCAGGTTTAGAACTTGAAGTGTTCAATAAAGCAGACATCCTGCCACTTGATTTCAACCAAACCAATACTGAAGAACAACGTCTAAAATACCGTTTCCTCGATTTACGTCGTCCTGAAATGAGCAACCGTCTTAAGACGCGTGCTAAAGTAAGTAGCCTTGTACGTCGTTTTATGGATGACCATGGTTTCCTTGATATTGAAACGCCAGTACTAACAAAAGCAACGCCAGAAGGTGCACGTGATTACCTAGTACCAAGCCGTACTCACAAAGGTCAATTTTTTGCATTGCCACAATCACCACAGTTATTTAAGCAACTGTTGATGATGTCTGGTTTTGATCGTTATTACCAAATAGTTAAATGTTTCCGTGATGAAGATTTACGTGCTGACCGTCAGCCTGAATTTACCCAAATCGATATCGAAACTTCATTCATGACAGCAGCACAAGTGCGTGAAGTGACTGAAAGCTTAATTACCCACATGTGGAAAGAGATCTTAGACGTTGAATTACCAGCGTTCCCAAGCATGACTTATGCTGAAGCAATGCGTCGTTTTGGTTCAGATAAACCCGATCTACGTAATCCATTAGAGCTTATCGACGTTGCAGACATTCTAAAAGATGTGGAATTTAAAGTATTCGCAGAACCTGCTAACAACCCGAAAGGTCGTGTTGCGGTATTATGTGTTACTGGCGGCGCTAAACTGTCTCGTAAGCAAATTGACGACTACACTAAATTTGTGGGTATCTATGGCGCGAAAGGCATGGCATGGATGAAAGTGAAGGACGTTGCAGCGGGTGCTGAAGGCGTACAATCACCAGTCGCTAAGTTCTTAAGCGCTGACGTGATCACGGCATTACTTGAGCGTACTAACGCGAAAGATGGCGATATCATTTTCTTTGGTGCTGATACCAACAAAGTTGTCACCGAAGCACTTGGTGCTTTACGTCTGAAAGTTGGTGTTGATTTAGAACTAACTTCAAACGAATGGAAACCGCTTTGGGTTGTTGACTTCCCAATGTTTGAAGAAGATGAAGAAGGTAACCTAAACGCGGTTCACCATCCATTCACAGCGCCAATGGACGTTAACGCTGCAGAGTTACTCGCCAACCCTGCGAACGCTATTTCGGATGCTTACGACATGGTTATCAATGGCTATGAAGTTGGTGGTGGTTCGGTACGTATTCATAAAGGTGAAATGCAAAAAGCGGTATTTGAAATCTTAGGTATCGAAGATAAAGAGCAACAAGACAAGTTTGGTTTCTTACTTGAAGCACTTAAATACGGTACGCCACCACATGCTGGTTTAGCATTCGGTTTAGACCGTCTAACTATGCTACTAACAGGTACCGATAATATCCGTGACGTTATCGCATTCCCGAAAACAACAACGGCGGCATGTTTATTAACATCAGCACCAAGTGAAGCAAACCCTGCGTCGCTTGAAGAGCTAAGTATTGCGGTGGTTAAAAAAGAAAAAACGACTGACGCTGAATAA
- a CDS encoding HNH endonuclease, translating to MKIELDSIKHVYELAKQVHFSGMPRGEAIKTSIENGWMGKGSTQDYIQNFKYLMNGFVYKRTMNLAGTEFFLRQILNDFGMASFTKSLRLVSEHVTYYNSLGHGRQVQTQKLVEDLIIEFSINIDEHIFPDEIDDASIVEGAKTKVLVNTYERSRKARSLCIEHYGVSCFVCDFNFENTYGSIGTGFIHVHHILDIAEIGKEYIVEPIKDLRPVCPNCHSMLHRTKPALSISALKKQLGLS from the coding sequence GTGAAAATCGAATTAGATTCAATTAAACATGTATATGAACTTGCCAAACAAGTACATTTCAGTGGTATGCCACGTGGTGAAGCGATCAAAACCTCGATTGAAAATGGTTGGATGGGTAAAGGATCGACTCAAGACTATATACAAAACTTCAAATATTTAATGAATGGCTTTGTTTATAAAAGAACTATGAATTTAGCTGGTACTGAATTTTTCCTCCGTCAAATACTTAACGATTTTGGAATGGCATCATTCACCAAATCATTACGTTTAGTCTCTGAACATGTGACTTATTACAACTCACTTGGTCATGGTCGCCAAGTCCAAACTCAAAAGCTCGTTGAGGATTTAATTATAGAGTTCTCAATAAATATTGATGAGCATATCTTTCCAGATGAAATTGATGATGCATCAATTGTTGAGGGTGCAAAAACCAAAGTGTTAGTCAATACATACGAACGAAGCCGAAAGGCTCGCTCTTTATGTATTGAGCATTATGGTGTTTCTTGTTTTGTATGTGATTTTAATTTTGAAAATACTTATGGTTCTATTGGTACTGGATTTATTCATGTTCACCATATTTTAGATATAGCCGAAATTGGTAAAGAGTATATTGTTGAGCCAATTAAAGATCTAAGACCTGTTTGTCCTAATTGCCATTCAATGTTGCACAGAACAAAACCAGCTCTTTCAATTAGCGCTTTAAAAAAACAATTAGGTTTATCGTAA
- a CDS encoding DUF3606 domain-containing protein, which produces MSDNLKRKGPEDPKKINLNQSWEITYWTGALSISEAKLREAVAAVGVMVVDVRAWLNN; this is translated from the coding sequence ATGAGTGATAATTTAAAGCGTAAAGGTCCTGAAGACCCAAAAAAAATCAACCTTAATCAATCTTGGGAAATTACCTATTGGACAGGAGCTTTATCAATTTCGGAAGCTAAGTTGCGCGAAGCTGTTGCCGCAGTGGGTGTTATGGTTGTTGATGTTAGAGCTTGGTTGAATAACTAA
- a CDS encoding type II toxin-antitoxin system RelE family toxin, translating into MAKYKITFKKSVAKDLRVIPKNDIKKILGKIDILSENPRGEGCIKLSGKEIYRVRQGLYRIIYEIKDGLLIVNVVKVAHRSHVYKSN; encoded by the coding sequence ATGGCAAAATATAAAATCACATTTAAAAAGTCAGTAGCTAAAGATTTACGAGTTATACCTAAAAACGATATAAAAAAGATATTAGGTAAAATTGACATTTTATCTGAGAATCCGCGAGGTGAAGGTTGTATAAAGTTATCAGGCAAAGAAATCTATAGAGTTCGACAGGGCTTATATCGAATAATTTACGAGATAAAAGATGGTTTACTTATTGTAAATGTTGTAAAAGTCGCCCATAGATCACATGTGTATAAAAGCAACTAA